The nucleotide sequence GAGTAAAGCCTGGCCCAAAGCAATCGATGGTATTTTAGATGCTTATCTCGGGAAAATCCCCGAAAGTTTCTCCTTTAACGGAAAATCCTATACCCCGAAAAGCTTTGCTGGAGAGTTGGGTTTTAATCCCGACGACTATATAGAACTTACTTCCTATCGTCATCATCCTTTTTATACCAACTTTAGTTTAGAGGTGCCTGACAATTGGTCGTTGAATAAATACCTCAATGTGCCGCTGGATGAATTTATGTCTGTTATCGATCACGCGCTTCAAAATGGCTATTCATTAGCCTGGGACGGCGACATTAGCGAAAACTCATTTAGTCAAAAGAAAGGGCTCGCCATCCTCCCTGTGAAAGAGTGGGAGGACAGAACCAAGGAAGAACAAGACAAAATATGCGAAGTACCGGAACCGGAGAAGGAAGTGACACAAGAACTCCGCCAAGAATCATTTGACAACTTCACTTCAACGGATGACCACCTGATGCATATCACAGGTACCGCTTATGACCAAAACGGCACAAAGTATTACAAAGCAAAAAACTCCTGGGGGCAAAAGGACAGCAAATATGAGGGCTTTATCTATCTATCGGAGCATTATGTTCGTGCAAAAACGATTTCAATAATGGTTCACAAGGAAGCTTTACTAAATCAGATCGTTCAGCAGTTACAGGGAAAAGAAAAAGAGAGTATCGGAGAAACCTGGTTTTTCAAAGCACTGAAGGATAAAAAAAGTTAAGACCCAGGCTTTATCTGGATTGACTTCAAAAATTTCACCAATAAATTGATTTCTTCTTCATTTAGCTGTGTTTCAAATGGCGGCATTGCATCGGGACCCTCCCCTTTCCCAATCTCGATAATTTCGACGACCCTTTCCTCGTCATACTTTTTGAACAAGGTTCGAATGTCAGGGGCTTCTGGTCCGCCAGCGCCGTTCTGCCCATGACATCGTGCGCAGTTAACGTCTTTTTTTGCAAAACCAAGAAATAAAAGCTGGCCCGGGTCGGTGATATCGGCGGGAGGATTAGCTTCACAGCCAATCACAAAAAATAAATTCCAGACTAAGACTGGAATTAAAATTCTTGCATTCAAAGCGGATCGTCGTTTCTAAAATGAATCTCGAGATCATTAAGTGGCTTTTATAACAACCAGGGTAATATCGTCATCTTGCTCCGTACCACCTTGAAAATTTTTCACCTCTTTATAAATCTCAGCCATTATTTTCTGAGAGCTTAAATTCTTATTTTTCTTAATTATTTCCTGCAGCCGCTGCTCCCCAAACAGGGTCTCAGACGCATCTTCAGCTTCGGTAACCCCATCCGAATAAATTACAATTATTTCTCCAGGACTCAAATGGACTTTCCCTTCATTATAGACGCTGTCAGTTCCAATTCCAACCACAAGGCCGCCAATTTCCAACTGTCGGAATTCTCCATCCTTGAGCAAATGAAATGGAAAATTATGTCCCGCGTTGATATAATTAAAATTGTTGGTTTTTGAATCAAGCACGCCAAAAAAGAGCGTGGCAAATTGATGAGACTCTGTGTTTAAATATAGAAATTGATTGGCCTTCGCAATGCATTCAACAATCGAACTGTGGTTCAGCGCTTGATTTCTTAACGTTGCTTGCAAGTTAGCCATCAGCAGAGCCGCGGGTATTCCCTTTCCGGAAACATCCCCTAAAGCGATACCCCAGCGACCATTTTCGAGCTCAATAAAATCAAAATAGTCCCCACCGACTTCCTTTGCTGCGTAGCTGATGCCGGCCAAATCAATTCCAGCGATTTCAGGACTCTCTTTGGGAAGCAGCCGGTTTTGGATTGACTGAGCCATTTCCAACTCCTGCTCGAATTGCAGCAACTGTTTCTCCTGCTCATACAACCTGGCATTCTCAATGACCTGAGCCGACTGAGACGCAATAATCGAAAGCAGCCGTTGATCATTTTTTGAAAACTCCCTATTATTTTTTTTATTAAACAAGCTGAGCACACCAATCAACTGCCCCTTGCACAATAACGGCACGCTTAGAATTGAATGAATTTTGTCAACTGCTGAATGTTTGCCCTTGAACGTCGTATTTTTGCCAAAATCATTTATCAATAAGGCTTTCCTATTCTTTATCATCCATCCACTCAGATCTTGATCCAGGCGATATATTTTTGTAAAGTCCGTTTCATCCACTTTTCTAATGAGCGTTTTGAACGGATCATCTATTTTCTTTTCATCGAGCAGGGAAATTGCACCCTGGGCAGCCCCGATAGCCTTCACCGATCCGGAAACCACTTTGTCAAGAATTTGATTTACCGGTAAGGTGGTGCTAATTATTCTCGCCAGTTGGTTTATCGTCCATAAATCTTCAATTGACTTCTTGAGCCGGTCATTTTCATCTTTTAGCTGGGTTAATTCATCTTTCGGGGCTTTTTCACTTGACATTTTACTCTCCATTCAAGATCTTTAAAAACTCGCTCGCTTTAGACTAAATTCCCAGAACATTCTTAGGCATGTGCATACTTACAAGTACATGCGGTACATCGACAACCTCAACGATTTCCAAATTGCCTGCCAGCGAGCAAAGCACATAAGCTTCAGTTCGCCCCAAACCATGTTCTTCGACAAGGTAGTCGATCATGTAACCGGTGGCTTTTTTAGCGGCCTCATCGATGGTTGTGGCAAACGCTGTTACGGCATAATATTCTTCAGTTTCATACTGCGGCTCTTTGATTGCCCTGCTATTCTTAATGACATTAACTTCATAGATGATCTTCATGGGAGCTTCGATGGCTGTGCCGCACACTTCACCAAAGCCCTGGGCTGCATGCGCATCACCGATCGAAAAAAGTGCGCCTTCGACAAATACAGGAAAGTAAACTGTTGTCCCTGCAGTCAAATGCGGATTGTCCATATTCCCTCCGTTCACCCGCGGCGGAATTGTGGAAAGCATCTCATCGGTATCCGGCGCCACCCCCATCACACCGGGAAAAGGTCTAAGCGGAATAGTGATTTTCTCCGAAAATTTGACTTCCTTTGCACCATCGGGTATGGCAAATGTCTTGAGATAGGGTTCTGTGAATTCATCCGCCAGAAATCCAAACCCGGAAAAAACTCCGGACCATGCCCAATCCCCTACTTCGAGGTGATGCAGCGTTACAGCCAGGATATCTCCCGGTTCAGCTCCCTCTACATAAACCGGTCCGGTTAGAGGGTGAATGGGATCAAATTTCACATTTTGGACGTCTTCAGATTTAGAATTGATTGAGAGCTGGCCGTCAGTGGCTTCTTTGGTTTCAACTTGCACCACAGCACCCGACGGGACCCTAAGAACTGGGGGAATTTTCCTACTGAATTTGTTATGAGTTTTTTCGCTTGATAGAAAATATTGCGGTTCAATGTCTTTTTTTTCGTTTGAATTATTTGAACTCGTACAGGTGTAACTAACAAAAAGCAATATAAAGATGCAAAAACTGCTTAATAAATCATGAATAATTTTTTTAATTTTGACCATAATCTCCCTCCCCTTTCAGAGTTTGACAGCTGTATTTATGTAAGAACTTTTTGGTTAAAAGTCAAACTCTATTGTTTAATACAGATTTTCTTTAAGCTTCGTTGAAATGTTTCAGAAAACTGATGCTTGGCTCTCAAACTTCTGAAATTCAGCCATGTTCAATAAATTCTTCACTTTACGCTGGGTAAATATGACCTGGTAGTTTGACTTGCACCAAAAGGGGCACAAAGAACTGTACTGAGTGGTACAGTCAAGATATAGTCAATCAAAAATCTCGCCACCATAAGCTTTATGAAATAAGACGGTTACGGATTAATAGGTTTTCGTGGCATAATAATTGAGGTAAGCAACTCATTGTTTTCATTTCCGATTTGCCAACTCAAATGTTGTTGACTTTAAAACAAGCTTGATTTTTTGATCATTTTTTGTTACTAGATT is from candidate division KSB1 bacterium and encodes:
- a CDS encoding acetamidase/formamidase family protein, with the translated sequence MVKIKKIIHDLLSSFCIFILLFVSYTCTSSNNSNEKKDIEPQYFLSSEKTHNKFSRKIPPVLRVPSGAVVQVETKEATDGQLSINSKSEDVQNVKFDPIHPLTGPVYVEGAEPGDILAVTLHHLEVGDWAWSGVFSGFGFLADEFTEPYLKTFAIPDGAKEVKFSEKITIPLRPFPGVMGVAPDTDEMLSTIPPRVNGGNMDNPHLTAGTTVYFPVFVEGALFSIGDAHAAQGFGEVCGTAIEAPMKIIYEVNVIKNSRAIKEPQYETEEYYAVTAFATTIDEAAKKATGYMIDYLVEEHGLGRTEAYVLCSLAGNLEIVEVVDVPHVLVSMHMPKNVLGI
- a CDS encoding aminopeptidase; its protein translation is SKAWPKAIDGILDAYLGKIPESFSFNGKSYTPKSFAGELGFNPDDYIELTSYRHHPFYTNFSLEVPDNWSLNKYLNVPLDEFMSVIDHALQNGYSLAWDGDISENSFSQKKGLAILPVKEWEDRTKEEQDKICEVPEPEKEVTQELRQESFDNFTSTDDHLMHITGTAYDQNGTKYYKAKNSWGQKDSKYEGFIYLSEHYVRAKTISIMVHKEALLNQIVQQLQGKEKESIGETWFFKALKDKKS
- a CDS encoding cytochrome c; this encodes MNARILIPVLVWNLFFVIGCEANPPADITDPGQLLFLGFAKKDVNCARCHGQNGAGGPEAPDIRTLFKKYDEERVVEIIEIGKGEGPDAMPPFETQLNEEEINLLVKFLKSIQIKPGS
- a CDS encoding SpoIIE family protein phosphatase, giving the protein MSSEKAPKDELTQLKDENDRLKKSIEDLWTINQLARIISTTLPVNQILDKVVSGSVKAIGAAQGAISLLDEKKIDDPFKTLIRKVDETDFTKIYRLDQDLSGWMIKNRKALLINDFGKNTTFKGKHSAVDKIHSILSVPLLCKGQLIGVLSLFNKKNNREFSKNDQRLLSIIASQSAQVIENARLYEQEKQLLQFEQELEMAQSIQNRLLPKESPEIAGIDLAGISYAAKEVGGDYFDFIELENGRWGIALGDVSGKGIPAALLMANLQATLRNQALNHSSIVECIAKANQFLYLNTESHQFATLFFGVLDSKTNNFNYINAGHNFPFHLLKDGEFRQLEIGGLVVGIGTDSVYNEGKVHLSPGEIIVIYSDGVTEAEDASETLFGEQRLQEIIKKNKNLSSQKIMAEIYKEVKNFQGGTEQDDDITLVVIKAT